The Oryctolagus cuniculus chromosome 5, mOryCun1.1, whole genome shotgun sequence genome includes a region encoding these proteins:
- the HEBP2 gene encoding heme-binding protein 2 isoform X2 has translation MAEVLEPDPGTPEDATAQDLETPVWTAPEDAGPQPGNYEIRHYGPAKWVSTSVESMDWDAAVQTGFTKLSSYLQGNNEREMKIKMTAPVTSYVEPGSGPFSEATVTTSLYLPSEQQSDPPRPSESGVFIEDRAGMTVFVRSFDGFSSAQKNQEQLLTLASILREEGKVFDEKVYYTAGYNSPFKLLNRNNEVWLIQKNEASKESQ, from the exons ATGGCCGAGGTGCTGGAGCCAGATCCCGGGACACCCGAGGATGCGACAGCCCAAGACCTGGAGACGCCGGTGTGGACGGCCCCGGAGGACGCGGGCCCCCAG CCCGGAAATTACGAGATCCGACACTATGGACCGGCCAAGTGGGTCAGCACGAGCGTCGAGTCCATGGACTGGGACGCGGCCGTCCAAACTGGCTTTACCAAACTCAGCAGTTACCTTCAGGGCAACAACGAGAGAG agatgaaaataaagatgACAGCGCCAGTGACCAGCTacgtggagcctggctcaggtccgTTCAGTGAGGCGACCGTGACCACTTCCCTGTACCTCCCTTCGGAACAGCAATCTGACCCGCCCAGGCCTTCGGAGTCGGGTGTCTTCATTGAGGACAGAGCCGGAATGACCGTGTTTGTACG GTCCTTCGATGGATTCTCTAGTGCCCAGAAGAATCAAGAGCAGCTTTTGACGTTAGCAAGCATtttgagggaagaaggaaaagttTTTGATGAAAAGGTTTATTACACCGCAGGCTACAACAGTCCTTTCAAATTGCTTAATAGAAATAATGAAGTGTGGTTGATCCAGAAAAATGAAGCCTCCAAAGAAAGTCAATGA
- the HEBP2 gene encoding heme-binding protein 2 isoform X1, whose product MAEVLEPDPGTPEDATAQDLETPVWTAPEDAGPQPGNYEIRHYGPAKWVSTSVESMDWDAAVQTGFTKLSSYLQGNNEREMKIKMTAPVTSYVEPGSGPFSEATVTTSLYLPSEQQSDPPRPSESGVFIEDRAGMTVFVRQLDRKWSSQDLNQSSRGIQVLRWIL is encoded by the exons ATGGCCGAGGTGCTGGAGCCAGATCCCGGGACACCCGAGGATGCGACAGCCCAAGACCTGGAGACGCCGGTGTGGACGGCCCCGGAGGACGCGGGCCCCCAG CCCGGAAATTACGAGATCCGACACTATGGACCGGCCAAGTGGGTCAGCACGAGCGTCGAGTCCATGGACTGGGACGCGGCCGTCCAAACTGGCTTTACCAAACTCAGCAGTTACCTTCAGGGCAACAACGAGAGAG agatgaaaataaagatgACAGCGCCAGTGACCAGCTacgtggagcctggctcaggtccgTTCAGTGAGGCGACCGTGACCACTTCCCTGTACCTCCCTTCGGAACAGCAATCTGACCCGCCCAGGCCTTCGGAGTCGGGTGTCTTCATTGAGGACAGAGCCGGAATGACCGTGTTTGTACG gcagctggatcggaagtggagcagccaggacttgaaccagagctcacgTGGGATACAG GTCCTTCGATGGATTCTCTAG